The following proteins come from a genomic window of Brevibacillus antibioticus:
- a CDS encoding peptidylprolyl isomerase, giving the protein MQIGNAKDKFYDGISFHRVIKDFLIQTGNPFHLYTFRYVFPTFSLF; this is encoded by the coding sequence ATGCAGATTGGCAATGCAAAGGACAAGTTCTATGACGGCATCTCGTTCCACCGCGTTATCAAAGACTTCTTGATTCAAACAGGCAATCCATTCCATTTATATACTTTTCGTTATGTTTTTCCAACATTCAGTCTTTTTTAA
- a CDS encoding trans-sulfuration enzyme family protein, which produces MINVAERFETKTVHIGHDALRGVKSKTTPIYQTSVFAFEGLEEVEQYYVGEGDYLYTRNGNPNQAELARAIAVLEGAEAGVSAASGMGAIMAGFLAVLSPGDHVLASHEIYGGTYALLHKELSRFGIELECIQLGQMTQLADHVRPTTQLFFVETITNPLLTVVDLPYWIKEAKSLGLTVMVDNTFATPYLVQPISFGADLVVHSGTKYIGGHSDVTSGVLVGSQTTIKRAIEIVINYGASLSPFEAWLTSRGLKTLAVRMERQCENASQIAAFLREHPAVGQVYYPSPTDTFFFSRQKQGAMVSFVLADETKIYDFYRGLDWIKLAPSLAGVETSVSHPVTTSHRAFSEEQRKEMGITMGLVRLSVGIEAVQDIQLALDAALGK; this is translated from the coding sequence GTGATCAATGTGGCAGAGCGATTTGAGACCAAAACGGTACATATTGGACATGACGCTTTGCGGGGAGTAAAGAGTAAAACTACACCGATTTATCAAACCTCTGTTTTTGCCTTCGAAGGCTTGGAAGAAGTAGAACAGTACTACGTCGGCGAAGGAGATTACTTGTACACCCGAAATGGCAATCCCAACCAAGCGGAGCTGGCTCGAGCAATCGCTGTTTTAGAAGGCGCAGAGGCAGGTGTCAGTGCTGCCTCCGGTATGGGAGCGATCATGGCGGGTTTCCTTGCCGTTCTGTCCCCTGGCGATCACGTTCTGGCTTCCCATGAAATTTATGGCGGTACATACGCTTTACTGCACAAGGAGCTGTCGCGATTTGGGATCGAGCTTGAGTGCATTCAGCTTGGTCAAATGACACAGCTTGCTGATCATGTTCGCCCAACGACGCAGCTGTTTTTCGTGGAGACCATCACCAATCCGCTATTGACTGTTGTAGATCTGCCTTACTGGATCAAGGAAGCGAAGAGTCTTGGCTTAACCGTCATGGTGGATAATACGTTTGCGACACCGTATTTGGTACAACCCATTTCATTTGGAGCAGATCTCGTGGTACATAGTGGAACCAAATATATAGGTGGACATAGCGATGTGACGTCAGGTGTTCTGGTTGGATCACAGACCACGATCAAGCGTGCCATAGAGATCGTAATCAATTATGGTGCATCGCTCAGTCCTTTTGAAGCCTGGTTGACATCACGCGGTTTGAAAACATTGGCAGTGAGAATGGAGCGTCAATGCGAAAATGCTAGCCAGATCGCTGCGTTTCTTCGTGAGCATCCTGCAGTTGGACAAGTGTATTACCCAAGTCCTACGGATACCTTCTTTTTTTCACGGCAAAAGCAGGGGGCAATGGTATCCTTTGTTCTGGCAGACGAGACGAAGATCTACGACTTTTACCGGGGACTTGACTGGATCAAGCTGGCTCCGTCCCTTGCAGGTGTGGAGACGAGTGTCTCTCATCCTGTTACGACGTCCCACCGTGCTTTTTCTGAAGAGCAGCGCAAGGAAATGGGAATCACGATGGGACTGGTACGGTTATCGGTCGGAATCGAGGCAGTTCAAGACATTCAGTTAGCATTAGATGCAGCATTAGGGAAATAA
- a CDS encoding RNA polymerase sigma factor, translated as MGMAMKQPSGPSSGDYYESRPFTELYDEYFDRVNRYLRCRVQSTWDADDLTTVVFLKALEKFEQYSRTSPFASWIFRIAHNTYVDFMRKNRELPVDQEDFLGAEPDDTWQPERQALTNEEIRLLRDRLDLLSQDQRDVLMLRYFADLKISQVAEVLGKTESSIKMISYRGLQKLQKMYERGDSE; from the coding sequence ATGGGAATGGCTATGAAGCAACCGTCGGGGCCATCATCCGGAGATTATTATGAATCTCGTCCATTTACGGAACTGTATGACGAATATTTTGATCGCGTCAACCGGTATTTACGATGCCGGGTTCAAAGTACGTGGGATGCGGATGATTTGACCACCGTGGTTTTTTTAAAAGCGCTAGAAAAATTCGAGCAATATAGCAGAACAAGTCCTTTCGCATCATGGATTTTTCGTATTGCTCACAATACATATGTAGATTTTATGCGGAAAAACAGGGAGTTACCGGTTGACCAGGAAGATTTCCTAGGAGCAGAACCGGACGACACATGGCAGCCGGAACGGCAGGCGTTGACGAATGAAGAGATTCGTCTGCTTCGTGATCGTCTGGACTTGTTGTCTCAGGATCAACGGGACGTGTTGATGCTCCGGTACTTTGCTGACCTCAAAATCAGCCAGGTAGCTGAGGTGCTCGGCAAAACAGAATCGAGTATCAAAATGATTTCTTATCGCGGATTACAGAAACTTCAGAAGATGTATGAGAGGGGGGACTCCGAATGA
- a CDS encoding TolB family protein: MREEEKRPQDHQSDDQTVTQLLTHLKQMRGSVPVNYQLKSDLKNQLLQKMRELEAKQAKVPNVAPKKFGKLVWSGIAAAALTLAIGGFVWWNDTSFAVRKHEVLKLPAQAAVELVDIDCKATQLAYINHNTELKTIPIDEELKPVTIKLPPTEGKYTGVAWSNSGKQIAVVEQDKKLSRIWIVEMPTPYSMGSSRLLKEEEGVLYSSPSWSEHDDSLAFTRSKNGVEEIWVSSTISFQEWKLVEGSQPEWSPDGSLLAFNKAGEVQLMEMRTGKVTSLAVGQWASWSSDTRLTYTHPNGTLMEVNVGVEPFVTRELPLRNQSSEELIKGNWANKGKYLLLISRHDQLQQLVISLASRK; this comes from the coding sequence ATGAGAGAAGAGGAGAAGCGCCCCCAGGATCATCAATCGGATGATCAGACCGTAACCCAACTCCTGACCCATTTGAAGCAGATGCGCGGATCGGTTCCAGTCAATTATCAGCTAAAATCAGACCTCAAAAATCAATTACTCCAGAAAATGAGAGAACTTGAAGCCAAACAGGCAAAGGTCCCAAATGTCGCACCCAAAAAGTTTGGGAAGTTGGTTTGGAGCGGAATCGCTGCTGCTGCTCTCACCCTTGCCATAGGCGGATTTGTGTGGTGGAACGATACCTCTTTTGCCGTTCGAAAGCATGAAGTACTCAAGCTGCCAGCACAAGCAGCCGTGGAGCTTGTTGATATTGACTGCAAAGCCACTCAGCTAGCTTATATCAATCACAATACAGAGCTGAAAACCATTCCAATCGACGAGGAATTAAAGCCAGTTACGATCAAGTTACCACCAACGGAAGGCAAGTACACGGGGGTAGCGTGGTCTAATTCTGGGAAGCAAATCGCTGTCGTTGAGCAGGATAAAAAATTATCGCGGATATGGATTGTGGAGATGCCGACGCCTTACAGCATGGGAAGCAGCCGATTGCTGAAGGAAGAAGAAGGGGTATTGTATTCTTCACCAAGCTGGTCTGAACATGATGATTCGCTTGCCTTTACACGCTCTAAAAATGGCGTAGAAGAAATTTGGGTGAGCAGCACAATTTCATTCCAAGAATGGAAGCTTGTAGAAGGCTCTCAGCCTGAATGGTCACCAGATGGCAGCTTGCTTGCCTTCAATAAAGCCGGTGAAGTACAGCTTATGGAAATGCGAACGGGGAAAGTTACCTCGCTTGCAGTGGGACAGTGGGCATCGTGGAGCTCCGATACGAGATTGACCTATACACACCCAAATGGAACGTTGATGGAAGTAAACGTGGGTGTAGAGCCTTTTGTGACACGCGAGCTACCATTGCGAAACCAGTCATCTGAAGAGCTGATCAAAGGAAACTGGGCAAACAAAGGTAAGTACTTACTGCTTATCTCACGTCATGATCAACTGCAACAACTGGTTATCTCTTTGGCGTCACGAAAATGA
- a CDS encoding ABC transporter ATP-binding protein, protein MVIETVHLGKRYGNLQALTDLNLSIEPGKVFGFIGPNGAGKSTTMLILSTLLEQSEGEAFVCGYNVRKDPASVRQSVGYMPDFFGVYDNLTAVEYLEFYAGAYKIPASKRRALVGDLLELVNLSHKADAFVDSLSRGMQQRLGLARCLVHDPAVLILDEPASGLDPRARIELREILKQLRGMGKTIIISSHVLPELAELCDDIGVIEKGRLIAYGSVHEVSNRDTGQSRMQLRALRNLDKAGLLLASSPYVHQLTEYMGGFRFYFQGTEQQKAELLQELLDEQVAVVYYGDSKKDLEDVFLAITEGVGME, encoded by the coding sequence ATGGTAATCGAAACCGTTCATTTAGGAAAAAGATACGGCAATTTACAAGCGTTGACGGATTTGAACCTTTCCATCGAGCCAGGAAAGGTGTTCGGTTTCATTGGTCCAAATGGCGCCGGAAAATCTACCACGATGCTTATCTTGTCTACCCTTTTGGAACAGAGTGAAGGGGAAGCATTTGTCTGTGGCTATAATGTACGAAAAGACCCTGCAAGTGTGCGCCAATCTGTTGGCTACATGCCTGATTTTTTTGGTGTATATGACAATTTGACAGCGGTGGAGTATTTGGAGTTTTATGCCGGAGCGTACAAAATTCCTGCCTCGAAAAGACGAGCACTCGTCGGTGATCTTTTAGAACTGGTGAATTTGTCTCACAAAGCAGACGCTTTCGTCGATTCTTTGTCTCGAGGCATGCAACAGCGCCTGGGGTTAGCTCGTTGTCTGGTACATGATCCGGCCGTGCTGATTTTGGATGAACCCGCATCAGGACTGGACCCACGAGCTCGTATCGAATTGCGCGAAATTTTGAAGCAACTACGCGGAATGGGCAAGACGATTATTATCAGCTCCCATGTTTTGCCGGAGCTAGCCGAGCTGTGTGATGATATTGGTGTCATTGAAAAAGGCAGATTAATTGCGTATGGATCTGTGCACGAGGTAAGTAATCGGGACACAGGGCAAAGTCGGATGCAACTAAGAGCCCTGCGGAACTTGGACAAAGCGGGACTTCTGTTAGCGAGCTCACCGTATGTGCATCAATTGACGGAGTATATGGGAGGCTTTCGCTTCTACTTTCAAGGGACGGAGCAACAAAAAGCTGAATTGCTTCAAGAACTGCTGGATGAGCAGGTCGCAGTCGTCTACTATGGCGATTCCAAGAAAGATTTAGAAGACGTCTTCTTAGCGATTACGGAAGGAGTCGGTATGGAGTGA
- a CDS encoding ABC transporter permease: protein MSDFLFNPLLVKEMRERFRSRKTMLILAIYLLVMGGIPMGFLLMDPVKAESLGDNRDLFLISAGIHYAMVCFVAPALTAGAISGERERQTLHILLTTQLSTRTIILSKLITSLAFSTLLLVASMPLYSIVMLYGSVSPEQMAQLVLFLAVNMFFLGSLGLFCSTWIKRTSISTVTTYGIAFFFVVGTGLLFFFIGESLQQAYPERYVNSNVWSMYELQMLAGMNPIIVLFDILGESFDQSDDITFAPWLFFTCVYVVLSFVLVIWSAYLLKPIRRKWWSWKKRPVRVQ from the coding sequence GTGAGCGACTTCTTGTTCAACCCTCTTTTGGTAAAAGAAATGCGGGAAAGATTCCGCTCGAGAAAGACCATGCTCATATTAGCAATTTACTTATTGGTCATGGGGGGGATACCGATGGGCTTTTTGCTCATGGACCCCGTAAAGGCCGAATCGTTAGGAGATAACCGGGATTTGTTTCTGATATCCGCGGGGATACACTACGCGATGGTTTGCTTTGTGGCACCTGCACTGACTGCTGGTGCGATTAGTGGGGAGAGAGAACGCCAGACCTTGCATATTTTGCTGACGACCCAATTGTCGACACGCACGATTATTTTGAGCAAGCTCATTACGTCTTTGGCGTTCTCCACACTGCTTTTGGTTGCCTCGATGCCTTTGTACAGCATCGTGATGCTGTACGGAAGCGTCTCCCCGGAACAAATGGCCCAGCTCGTCCTTTTTCTCGCGGTGAATATGTTTTTTCTCGGGTCGTTGGGATTGTTCTGCTCTACTTGGATTAAACGAACGTCGATCTCGACGGTCACCACATACGGCATTGCCTTCTTTTTTGTGGTAGGTACTGGCTTGCTGTTCTTTTTTATTGGGGAGTCGTTGCAACAGGCGTATCCGGAACGGTACGTCAATTCGAATGTTTGGAGCATGTATGAGCTACAAATGTTGGCAGGCATGAACCCTATCATCGTGTTGTTCGATATTTTGGGCGAGTCATTCGATCAATCCGATGACATCACTTTTGCACCGTGGTTGTTTTTTACATGTGTGTACGTGGTTCTTTCCTTTGTGCTCGTTATCTGGAGCGCTTATTTGTTAAAACCAATTCGCCGAAAATGGTGGAGTTGGAAGAAACGACCTGTTCGTGTACAATGA
- a CDS encoding DUF1292 domain-containing protein, which yields MTEENKDLELGDIITLDDENGEPLGDFEVLAMFDLNGKEYIALAEAVEDEESEEDEEVDIFVFQVDGGEMVPLEEDEESTVYAKLNEVLEGIELIKEDK from the coding sequence TTGACAGAAGAGAACAAAGACCTCGAGTTGGGCGATATCATTACATTGGACGATGAAAATGGTGAACCGTTAGGGGATTTCGAAGTATTGGCTATGTTCGACCTGAACGGTAAAGAATATATTGCCTTGGCTGAAGCTGTGGAAGATGAGGAAAGCGAAGAAGACGAAGAAGTAGATATCTTCGTATTCCAAGTGGACGGCGGCGAAATGGTACCATTGGAAGAGGACGAGGAGAGCACAGTTTACGCGAAGCTGAACGAAGTGCTGGAAGGCATCGAACTCATTAAAGAAGACAAGTAA
- a CDS encoding general stress protein → MISATKPFVKFHKYDAELASDVHALNSSGYNSDDIWVLKWNPDKNHSNQRNNFYKYSTHFESAVGHIDSMAHFFDNGGEELRTRLEKLGLTKDECSALVRELQDTDYTCLLVVRDLKDNIIKMND, encoded by the coding sequence TTGATCAGTGCTACCAAGCCGTTTGTCAAATTCCATAAGTATGATGCTGAGCTAGCTTCTGACGTTCATGCCTTAAATTCTTCCGGGTACAACAGTGATGACATCTGGGTTTTGAAATGGAATCCTGATAAAAATCACTCTAATCAACGAAACAATTTTTATAAATACAGTACCCACTTTGAAAGTGCCGTCGGTCATATTGACAGCATGGCGCATTTCTTTGACAATGGCGGCGAAGAACTCCGTACCCGTCTCGAAAAGCTAGGTCTAACCAAAGACGAGTGCTCAGCATTGGTTCGGGAACTGCAAGATACGGACTATACATGCCTTCTCGTTGTACGAGACCTTAAGGATAACATTATTAAAATGAATGACTGA
- a CDS encoding DNA gyrase/topoisomerase IV subunit B — MKETETQQTLTYTEEDIQVLEGLIAVRKRPGMYIGSTGSRGLHHLLWEIVDNAKDEALAGVNDSIIVTLYKDGSVSVEDHGRGIPTGMHKTGRPVPEVIFTTLHAGGKFGGGGYKKSGGLHGVGSSVVVALSKWLEVEIHREGKIHKQRFEYVVDANGTEHVGKPVTGLEITGNTKRTGTTVRFLPDDAVFGHARFDYETIRDRFRETAFLLKKLRMVLIDERGPEKKREEFYFEDGLKSYVSYLNEGKNALHPIVYFEGEKDNIYVELAFQYNDGYAETLVSYVNSIVTTDGGTHVTGFRNGTTRIFNEFARKKGYLKEKDPNLTGNDLREGFLGVLSLQMADVQFESQTKDKLGNEEARAIVEQIVSEKLGFFLEENPEIGKLLIDKALRSAEIREELRKQREALRGDKKGKTAKKRKSISEKFTPPQYRDSKRNELFLVEGDSAGGSAKQARNSEFQALFSLRGKPLNTEKAKLSEVLANEEFRTILEVLETDIGEEFSIENCAFDKVIIMSDADVDGSHIQTLLLTFFFRYMRPMIAAGHLYIAQPPLYQVKKQSKGKQTEAMYCWSDYELEQALKKVGRNAEVQRYKGLGEMNADQLWETTMDPETRKLIKVELEDLAHCEKLVTVLMGDKVPPRREWIENHVTFEVGEDE; from the coding sequence TTGAAGGAAACAGAAACACAGCAAACATTGACGTATACGGAAGAAGATATTCAGGTCTTAGAAGGCTTGATTGCCGTTCGAAAGCGCCCTGGAATGTACATTGGCTCCACGGGTTCGCGTGGCCTGCATCATCTGCTGTGGGAAATTGTAGATAACGCCAAAGACGAGGCGCTTGCCGGCGTTAACGATAGCATCATCGTCACTTTGTACAAGGATGGCAGTGTCAGTGTAGAGGACCATGGACGCGGAATTCCAACGGGTATGCATAAGACTGGCCGACCTGTACCAGAAGTTATTTTTACGACGCTCCATGCCGGTGGGAAATTCGGCGGTGGCGGATATAAAAAAAGTGGTGGCTTGCACGGGGTAGGCTCCAGTGTCGTTGTGGCCTTGTCCAAATGGCTTGAGGTCGAGATCCACCGGGAAGGCAAAATCCATAAGCAGCGCTTTGAATATGTTGTGGATGCAAATGGAACGGAGCATGTCGGTAAACCGGTTACCGGTCTTGAAATCACAGGGAACACCAAACGCACAGGAACAACGGTACGTTTTCTGCCGGATGACGCGGTGTTTGGCCATGCTCGCTTTGACTATGAGACGATTCGTGATCGTTTTCGTGAGACGGCATTCCTTCTGAAAAAGCTGCGCATGGTTTTGATTGACGAGCGTGGACCTGAAAAGAAACGGGAAGAGTTTTACTTCGAAGATGGCTTGAAATCATACGTTTCTTATTTGAACGAGGGGAAAAATGCGCTCCATCCGATCGTTTACTTCGAAGGGGAAAAGGACAATATCTATGTCGAGCTGGCTTTTCAGTACAATGACGGCTATGCAGAGACACTCGTGTCCTATGTCAACTCGATTGTAACAACGGACGGCGGAACACATGTCACGGGCTTCCGCAACGGTACGACCCGGATCTTTAACGAATTTGCCCGGAAAAAAGGGTACTTGAAAGAAAAGGACCCGAACTTGACTGGAAACGATTTGCGGGAAGGTTTCCTCGGTGTATTGTCATTGCAAATGGCTGACGTCCAGTTTGAGTCCCAAACAAAAGACAAGCTGGGGAACGAAGAAGCACGGGCAATCGTAGAACAGATTGTTTCGGAAAAGCTAGGCTTCTTCCTCGAGGAAAATCCGGAAATAGGCAAGCTGCTGATTGACAAGGCATTGCGTTCTGCTGAGATTCGCGAAGAGCTGCGCAAACAACGCGAAGCCCTACGCGGCGACAAGAAAGGCAAAACCGCGAAAAAGCGCAAATCGATTTCGGAAAAGTTTACTCCACCGCAATACAGAGACTCCAAGCGCAATGAGCTCTTCCTCGTCGAGGGGGATTCCGCAGGTGGATCTGCAAAACAGGCGCGTAATTCAGAGTTCCAAGCCTTGTTCAGCCTGCGCGGGAAGCCGTTGAACACGGAAAAAGCGAAGCTTTCCGAAGTATTGGCGAATGAAGAGTTCCGCACGATTCTAGAGGTGCTCGAAACTGATATTGGCGAAGAGTTTTCCATCGAAAACTGTGCTTTTGACAAAGTGATTATCATGTCCGATGCGGACGTTGACGGCTCGCACATTCAAACACTGCTCTTAACCTTCTTCTTCCGCTACATGCGCCCAATGATTGCAGCTGGTCACTTGTATATTGCCCAACCGCCTTTGTATCAGGTGAAAAAGCAGAGCAAGGGCAAGCAGACAGAGGCGATGTACTGCTGGAGTGATTACGAGCTGGAACAGGCGTTGAAAAAGGTAGGACGCAATGCTGAAGTGCAGCGCTATAAAGGTTTAGGTGAGATGAACGCCGATCAGCTCTGGGAAACAACCATGGATCCTGAGACGCGCAAGCTCATAAAGGTTGAACTAGAAGACCTCGCTCACTGTGAGAAGCTGGTAACCGTTTTGATGGGTGACAAAGTCCCACCACGACGTGAGTGGATCGAGAACCACGTCACCTTTGAAGTGGGGGAGGATGAATAA
- the parC gene encoding DNA topoisomerase IV subunit A → MLSNQIIKQSFAEIMGKRFGDYANLVILSRAIPDARDGLKPVQRRILYAMYQEGNTNDKPYRKSAKTVGYVMGTYHPHGDSAIYETMVRMAQWWKMRQVLIQGHGNFGSLDADPPAAMRYTESRLSALANELLRDIEKDTVTFIPNYDNSAQQPAVLPSRFPNLLVNGAAGIAVGFATDIPTHNLGEVIDAAVAQMKNPNISLDELMQHVKGPDFPTGGIVQGLSGIRKAFETGRGQFIIRGKTHVEEPKGGKIKKIVVSEIPYEVVKSKLVGQIDELVMDRKIEGALAVRDETGRKEAEQKKVRIVVDIRKEADEQAILNYLYKNTDLQIYYNYNMNVIHEGTIRQMGLKALLGAYIDHQKEVVTNRCLYDLNRKQSREHIVEGLIRAKSILRQIVDTIMDSEDRADAKKNIMEKYGFTENQADAILSIQLASLTRLDIVKLEKELATLAKEIEELKSILASEKKLIQVITGELNEIKKKYAEERLTEIQGEIEEIKIDIAMQINAEDCIVTLTNEGYIKRTSPRSFKSVGGTLETCGVKEGDRVRYFMETNTSHTALFFTQDGKYFATLVNAFPDDKWKDIGSALVNIIPLEKNQRIVGFTIVENFKQPLYVYHVSKNGLMKKTALSEYETNRSSALVAAKLKADNDEFVNVFVADEAGAILGATKDGMGIRFQRSEVSATGRASSGVKAIVLASGDGVITMLPIEEDDSRAFSLLTAEGVVKRTAIAAIPLQARAGKGVQLIRKRKNNPHELVATFIEETVYAWTSQNEWSLVETEQVIVNEQGGIGRLLVEDGVKAVAFETILPTDSPKDEASAKGSGDGAGTAGQ, encoded by the coding sequence ATGCTGTCCAATCAAATTATTAAACAGAGCTTCGCGGAGATTATGGGAAAGCGCTTCGGGGACTATGCCAACTTGGTTATTCTCTCACGCGCGATCCCGGATGCTCGCGATGGACTAAAACCGGTACAGCGTCGTATTTTGTATGCCATGTACCAAGAAGGCAACACGAACGATAAGCCATACCGGAAATCAGCGAAAACGGTCGGGTACGTGATGGGTACCTATCACCCGCATGGTGACTCGGCGATTTACGAAACGATGGTGCGGATGGCGCAATGGTGGAAAATGCGACAGGTGCTCATTCAAGGTCATGGAAACTTTGGTAGCTTGGACGCAGACCCACCAGCTGCTATGCGTTATACCGAATCCAGACTGTCGGCATTGGCCAATGAGCTTTTGCGCGACATTGAAAAGGATACGGTTACATTTATCCCGAACTATGACAACTCCGCACAACAACCGGCAGTATTGCCTTCACGGTTCCCTAACCTTCTTGTGAATGGTGCTGCCGGGATTGCGGTTGGTTTTGCAACTGACATCCCTACTCACAATTTGGGAGAAGTCATCGATGCGGCTGTTGCACAGATGAAGAACCCGAATATCTCGTTGGATGAGCTGATGCAGCACGTCAAAGGTCCAGATTTTCCGACAGGCGGTATTGTTCAAGGGCTGTCCGGAATTCGCAAGGCGTTTGAGACAGGCCGTGGACAATTCATCATTCGCGGGAAGACCCATGTAGAGGAGCCAAAAGGCGGCAAGATCAAAAAAATCGTCGTTTCCGAAATCCCTTACGAAGTGGTCAAGTCGAAGCTCGTCGGCCAAATTGATGAGCTCGTGATGGACCGCAAAATCGAGGGGGCTCTGGCGGTTCGCGATGAAACGGGTCGCAAAGAGGCCGAGCAGAAAAAAGTCCGTATCGTAGTGGATATTCGCAAGGAAGCGGATGAGCAGGCGATTCTCAACTACCTGTACAAAAATACAGATCTGCAAATCTATTACAATTACAACATGAACGTGATTCATGAGGGGACCATCCGCCAGATGGGGCTCAAGGCTTTGTTAGGTGCGTATATCGACCACCAAAAAGAAGTCGTCACGAATCGCTGCCTATATGATCTGAATCGAAAGCAAAGCCGCGAGCATATTGTAGAAGGATTGATTCGCGCGAAGTCCATTTTGCGTCAGATCGTCGATACGATTATGGATTCGGAAGACCGTGCAGATGCCAAGAAAAACATCATGGAGAAATACGGCTTTACTGAAAACCAAGCAGATGCGATTTTGAGCATTCAGCTCGCTTCTTTGACACGTTTGGATATTGTCAAGCTGGAAAAAGAATTGGCTACTTTGGCAAAAGAAATCGAGGAATTGAAATCGATTTTGGCAAGCGAGAAAAAGCTGATTCAAGTCATTACAGGCGAGCTAAACGAGATTAAGAAAAAATACGCAGAAGAGCGCCTGACCGAAATCCAGGGTGAGATCGAGGAAATCAAAATCGATATTGCCATGCAAATCAATGCAGAGGATTGCATCGTAACCCTCACAAACGAAGGATATATCAAGCGGACGAGCCCGCGTTCCTTCAAATCAGTGGGGGGAACGCTGGAGACATGTGGGGTAAAAGAGGGAGACCGTGTCCGCTATTTCATGGAGACGAATACCTCTCACACTGCTCTCTTCTTTACCCAGGATGGTAAATATTTCGCTACTCTTGTCAACGCCTTCCCGGACGATAAGTGGAAGGATATCGGTTCGGCCCTCGTCAACATCATCCCGCTGGAGAAGAATCAGCGGATCGTTGGCTTTACGATCGTAGAAAACTTCAAACAACCGCTGTATGTATACCATGTCAGTAAAAATGGTTTGATGAAAAAGACGGCGTTGTCCGAATACGAAACGAATCGTTCCAGTGCGTTGGTAGCTGCGAAGCTGAAAGCCGACAATGACGAGTTTGTGAATGTATTTGTGGCGGACGAAGCCGGGGCGATACTCGGTGCGACAAAAGATGGCATGGGCATTCGATTCCAACGCAGTGAAGTCAGCGCAACGGGTAGAGCGTCGAGCGGGGTAAAAGCAATCGTGCTTGCTTCTGGCGACGGTGTCATCACGATGCTTCCGATTGAGGAAGACGATTCTCGTGCCTTTAGCTTGTTAACGGCTGAAGGGGTTGTAAAGCGTACTGCCATTGCTGCGATCCCACTCCAGGCTCGTGCAGGCAAAGGCGTACAGTTGATTCGTAAACGAAAAAATAATCCGCATGAGCTTGTTGCGACGTTTATCGAGGAAACGGTTTATGCCTGGACGTCTCAGAACGAATGGTCCCTTGTCGAGACTGAGCAAGTGATTGTCAACGAACAAGGTGGCATCGGTAGACTACTGGTGGAGGATGGAGTAAAAGCAGTTGCTTTTGAAACTATTTTGCCGACAGATTCACCGAAGGACGAAGCGAGTGCAAAAGGCTCAGGAGACGGAGCTGGCACAGCGGGACAATAG
- a CDS encoding nitroreductase family protein has protein sequence MEQVIDQKAFMDVIRERRSVRHYDPTAKISRDELKEMLEEATLAPSSSNLQPWRFLIIDEQPLKEKLLPIAFNQKQVVESAAIIAVLADYEGYKQAGSIYKKAVEAGYMTEEVKATLIDNINKRYENRDRAIIKEIALVDGGLVSMQLMLVAKARGYDTVPMGGYNSEKFKEAFQIPDQYETVMLIAVGKAAEPGHPTTRLDVEEITFWNEMPSK, from the coding sequence ATGGAACAAGTCATCGATCAAAAGGCTTTTATGGACGTCATTCGGGAGCGTCGTTCCGTACGTCATTACGATCCAACAGCAAAAATCTCGCGGGATGAACTAAAGGAAATGCTGGAGGAAGCGACCTTGGCACCTTCCAGCTCTAACCTCCAGCCATGGCGGTTTTTGATAATCGATGAACAGCCATTGAAAGAGAAGCTGCTCCCCATCGCATTTAACCAAAAGCAGGTGGTAGAGTCTGCCGCGATCATTGCAGTCCTGGCTGATTATGAGGGCTACAAGCAAGCCGGGAGCATTTACAAAAAAGCGGTAGAAGCAGGCTACATGACAGAGGAAGTAAAAGCTACACTCATCGACAATATTAACAAGCGTTATGAGAATCGGGATCGAGCCATCATCAAGGAAATTGCTTTGGTAGACGGAGGTCTCGTCTCGATGCAATTAATGCTCGTTGCCAAGGCAAGAGGGTATGACACGGTGCCAATGGGAGGCTATAACAGCGAGAAATTCAAGGAAGCTTTTCAAATCCCAGATCAATATGAAACAGTCATGTTGATTGCAGTCGGCAAAGCGGCAGAGCCTGGTCACCCGACGACTCGCCTGGATGTAGAAGAGATTACGTTCTGGAATGAGATGCCGAGTAAATAA